One window of Mycoplasma parvum str. Indiana genomic DNA carries:
- a CDS encoding translation elongation factor P, translating to MSSDRILEARELRAGQTVLWKGVPHLVLDHSFNKTAMRGGLIKCKLKNLYTKAIITEELSNQRLERAILSKREAIFTHKEGQNLKFCDSETYEEYSLLSSDYAQLSSFLEEGCSLQLVWYEENLIDFILPEKMKLTIEELIPVNSEVQKAIFKTGFECLVPLFCKVGESVWISTANGKYHSK from the coding sequence ATGTCTAGCGATAGAATTCTAGAAGCTAGAGAATTAAGAGCTGGTCAAACTGTTTTATGAAAAGGAGTTCCTCATTTGGTGTTAGACCATTCTTTTAATAAAACAGCAATGAGGGGCGGTTTAATTAAATGTAAATTAAAAAATCTATATACTAAAGCTATTATTACTGAGGAACTTTCTAATCAAAGATTAGAAAGAGCTATTCTTAGTAAAAGAGAAGCTATATTTACGCATAAAGAGGGACAAAATTTAAAGTTTTGTGATAGTGAAACTTATGAAGAATATAGTTTATTATCTTCTGATTATGCTCAATTATCATCCTTTCTAGAAGAGGGATGTTCTCTTCAACTAGTCTGATATGAAGAAAATTTAATTGATTTTATTTTGCCCGAAAAGATGAAATTAACTATAGAAGAGTTAATTCCCGTGAATAGTGAAGTTCAAAAAGCAATATTTAAAACAGGTTTTGAATGTTTAGTTCCTTTATTTTGTAAAGTAGGGGAAAGTGTTTGAATTTCAACCGCGAATGGAAAATATCACTCAAAGTAA
- a CDS encoding dUTPase — MKLSELLQYQKELDEKVLEKQFSSLDEFSLLLARKTALVVEFFEFLNETLLFKYWTKKEIKLENLKEEFIDIVHFTLSLCLIYKKEEEAEKCILGTSREGGSNLYVLAREDNKLRTELLHISYSWMASIHEAIQEKNFKEWLGWLSWISVLMNLKGEEIKENYLSKWKINFDRLESNS, encoded by the coding sequence TTGAAGTTATCAGAATTACTTCAATATCAAAAAGAATTAGATGAAAAAGTTTTAGAAAAACAATTTTCTTCTTTAGATGAATTTAGTCTTTTATTGGCGCGAAAAACTGCTTTAGTTGTAGAATTCTTTGAATTTCTGAATGAAACTCTTTTATTCAAATATTGAACTAAAAAAGAGATTAAACTAGAAAATTTAAAAGAAGAATTTATTGATATTGTTCATTTCACTCTTTCCTTATGTTTAATTTATAAGAAAGAGGAAGAAGCCGAGAAGTGCATATTAGGCACTTCTAGGGAAGGAGGAAGTAATTTATATGTTTTAGCTAGAGAAGACAATAAACTTAGAACAGAATTATTACATATAAGTTACAGTTGAATGGCTTCCATTCATGAGGCCATTCAAGAAAAAAACTTTAAGGAATGATTAGGTTGATTGTCTTGAATTAGTGTTTTAATGAATTTAAAGGGGGAAGAAATTAAAGAAAATTATTTATCTAAATGGAAAATAAATTTTGACCGTTTAGAAAGTAATTCTTAA
- the rplT gene encoding 50S ribosomal protein L20, with amino-acid sequence MRATNSVATRRRRKKILKRAEGYWGHRHIGYRVARQSIFKADQYAYRDRRNKKREYRRLWILRLNAAFRGAGITYSQGINALKKANIKLNRKVLSELAITNPEQFKKLISTISK; translated from the coding sequence ATGCGAGCTACAAATAGTGTTGCTACTAGACGTAGAAGAAAAAAAATATTAAAGAGGGCTGAGGGATATTGAGGTCATAGACATATTGGTTATAGGGTTGCTAGACAATCAATTTTTAAGGCTGATCAATATGCTTATAGAGATAGAAGAAATAAAAAAAGAGAATATAGAAGACTTTGGATTTTGAGATTAAATGCTGCTTTTAGAGGGGCTGGAATTACCTATTCTCAAGGAATTAATGCTTTAAAAAAAGCTAATATAAAGCTAAATAGAAAGGTATTATCTGAATTGGCTATTACTAATCCAGAACAATTTAAAAAATTAATTTCTACTATTTCTAAATAA
- a CDS encoding large ribosomal subunit protein bL35 yields the protein MKKKVKKIKHKTKKSLAKRVVILGSGAIKRKRSHRSHCASAKTTKQKRKARKSVLFNEAQYKITAYLIHSNNKK from the coding sequence ATGAAAAAAAAGGTTAAAAAAATTAAACATAAGACTAAAAAATCTTTAGCTAAAAGGGTTGTTATTCTAGGTTCTGGGGCTATAAAACGAAAAAGATCGCATAGATCTCATTGTGCTTCTGCGAAAACTACCAAACAAAAACGAAAAGCTAGAAAAAGTGTTCTTTTTAATGAAGCACAATATAAGATAACAGCTTATCTTATTCATTCCAATAATAAGAAGTAG
- a CDS encoding lysylphosphatidylglycerol synthase domain-containing protein produces the protein MLSTNFSANCENHFLEKWFNKGPKSKEKSTPILLILLKKAYKFNKKNLVKIWSCFFILFVILNILYIQPIEWSKFKLIFNEVNTKNKSFTAVFIFGILFFAINDIFLNKLSYSGRIFQKDKKISFIEWLKLHSISFLIRSVTPFSIGSEPYIIWWLKKRGIPLRRGASIVSALTISWFLSQGIITWPSFIYLNLQGNWTKNQPDLKYYWMMVSGLLIDFISTAFVFSISYSKRVHYFFSITKYKFNALFRIPNTLTIFDIKWKYLSNKKFKKNFIRTFFNIVTFRAIFVFTIQNILNYSLFALFSSSINNNWSNFFNNFHIINISTTSNNFVPTPGSEGSIQFTIDKMNKLFSLNGGSQVENGKTSENSNKLNETIFLWRWSQKYQPLLLSSLFLFIYYLNFWIKKRINKFHLKKSICPELTSWYTVTYSLTPKN, from the coding sequence TTGTTAAGTACTAATTTTTCTGCAAATTGTGAAAATCATTTTCTTGAAAAATGATTTAATAAAGGGCCCAAAAGTAAAGAAAAATCTACTCCAATATTATTAATTCTTCTTAAAAAAGCTTATAAATTTAATAAAAAAAATTTAGTAAAAATATGATCTTGCTTTTTTATATTATTTGTAATTCTCAATATTTTATATATACAACCTATAGAATGAAGCAAATTTAAATTAATTTTTAATGAAGTTAATACTAAAAATAAATCTTTCACTGCTGTATTTATTTTTGGCATTTTATTTTTTGCAATCAATGATATTTTTCTCAATAAATTATCTTATTCAGGAAGAATTTTTCAAAAAGATAAGAAAATTTCTTTTATAGAATGATTGAAACTTCATTCTATTTCATTTTTAATAAGATCTGTCACTCCTTTTTCTATAGGTTCAGAACCTTATATAATCTGATGGCTTAAAAAAAGAGGAATACCTTTGAGGCGAGGAGCCTCAATAGTTTCAGCTTTAACTATTAGTTGATTTTTATCTCAAGGAATAATTACCTGACCTTCTTTTATTTATCTGAATCTTCAAGGTAATTGAACTAAGAATCAACCAGATTTGAAATATTATTGAATGATGGTTTCTGGTTTACTAATAGATTTCATTTCTACTGCTTTTGTATTTTCTATTAGTTACAGCAAAAGAGTTCATTATTTCTTTTCTATTACTAAATATAAATTCAACGCTTTATTTAGAATTCCTAATACTTTAACAATTTTTGATATCAAATGAAAATATTTAAGTAATAAAAAATTTAAGAAAAATTTCATAAGAACTTTTTTTAATATTGTCACTTTTAGAGCAATATTTGTTTTCACTATTCAAAATATTCTTAATTATTCTTTATTCGCCCTTTTTAGTTCTTCGATCAATAATAATTGAAGTAATTTTTTTAATAATTTCCATATTATTAATATTTCTACTACTTCTAATAATTTTGTTCCTACTCCCGGATCCGAAGGATCTATTCAATTTACTATAGATAAGATGAATAAATTATTTTCTTTAAATGGAGGATCTCAAGTGGAAAATGGAAAAACAAGTGAAAATTCAAATAAATTAAATGAAACTATTTTTTTGTGAAGATGATCTCAAAAATATCAACCCCTCCTATTAAGTTCTTTATTTTTATTTATTTATTACTTAAATTTTTGAATTAAAAAAAGAATTAATAAATTTCACTTAAAGAAGAGTATTTGCCCAGAATTAACTTCTTGATATACTGTCACCTACTCTTTAACCCCGAAGAACTAA
- a CDS encoding sigma-70 family RNA polymerase sigma factor gives MKKENIKINSLILEYIKKFQNNKDQEAFNHVLSKYFPATCKYAAKFLNNNVYSNLISWSFQEVESYVFLAFWKAINSYRLESESSLSFKNYLYQLVKFQTLHELKKNFNWQFISKEHQQWCRETEIEMVKNSLDIYQDLSFKEKTNKIYEFLKSKNIQYALIWDLKSRGIKKAEICKKLKISSSGLKSRWQYIKKLILGKYSSLSEIY, from the coding sequence ATGAAAAAAGAAAATATCAAAATAAACTCATTAATTTTGGAATATATAAAGAAATTCCAAAATAATAAAGATCAAGAAGCTTTTAATCATGTACTATCTAAATATTTTCCTGCCACTTGTAAATATGCTGCAAAATTCTTAAATAATAATGTTTATTCCAATTTAATTAGTTGATCTTTTCAAGAAGTAGAAAGTTATGTATTCCTAGCTTTTTGAAAAGCAATAAATAGTTACAGGTTAGAGAGCGAAAGCTCTCTTTCTTTTAAAAATTATTTATATCAATTAGTTAAGTTTCAAACTTTACACGAATTAAAAAAGAATTTCAATTGACAGTTTATTTCTAAAGAGCATCAACAATGGTGCAGAGAAACTGAAATAGAAATGGTGAAAAATTCCTTAGATATTTATCAAGATCTTTCATTTAAGGAAAAAACTAATAAAATCTATGAATTCCTAAAAAGTAAAAATATTCAATATGCTCTCATTTGAGATTTAAAATCTCGAGGAATTAAAAAAGCAGAAATATGTAAAAAACTAAAAATTAGTTCTTCGGGGTTAAAGAGTAGGTGACAGTATATCAAGAAGTTAATTCTGGGCAAATACTCTTCTTTAAGTGAAATTTATTAA
- a CDS encoding preprotein translocase subunit SecA has protein sequence MGLKTLLSTSESTLSRLNTVLLQVEEFTDEVKSLTNEQLKLKTKYFLKRIELGEELSDLVPEALAVVREAVFRTHNLYAFHTQLLGALVIYEGNFAEMKTGEGKTLVIVLAAYLLALAQKGLHVVTVNEYLVKRDAEFCRKTLNFLGLSVGFNSVALSRYLKREMFKCDVTYTTNSELVFDYLRDNMATNSNDIVLPPLSYAIIDEGDSILIDEAGTPLIISKPTDDGFRWHSEIDQAVKFLDQLDYKIDWESKSVYLNSRGVKKIESILGLKQLYSLNNSALINKIHNALSANFVFENGREYIVHDNQIKLIDQWTGRILADRSYSYGLQQAIQAKEGIEVEKESKVSAKITYQTFFRKYKKISALSGTGFSEAKELSETYNMIVVQIPTYKKIQRVDLPDMIFKNKEIKIKAIIAEIKHHYLKGQPLLIGASSVDESEYIYSKLQEEGIPCEILNARNHYKEAMIIARAGQKHAITIATNIAGRGVDIKISPEVRELGGLYVLACEKNESKRVDDQLRGRSGRQGDPGKSVFFISLEDTIFKRFGADKFEKVSKKMKEEYFESPFLSKTISTLQKRIQYASFDNRKNLVEYSEILSIQQDIIYKQRKFILLSTENQKIFENMIEKQLKTWMNHIFEKIDSSEEKIQSFIALLNEYYFEMELFEEKDFKNKSMEYIESFLNKVFFKFWEIKKTKLVNIDINSLLKEIMIHFIDLYWEQHLEDSEKIRTTINLQSLEHKSPLNIFIEKMEKIFVDLQENCRSTIIREVFLLNSQSCKTEIEEFVKNIRNNLIN, from the coding sequence ATGGGATTAAAAACATTATTAAGTACTTCAGAATCTACTCTATCAAGACTTAATACAGTTCTTTTACAAGTAGAAGAATTTACTGATGAAGTTAAATCTTTAACTAATGAACAATTAAAACTAAAAACTAAATATTTTTTAAAAAGAATAGAGCTAGGGGAGGAACTATCCGATTTAGTTCCTGAAGCTTTAGCTGTAGTTAGAGAAGCAGTATTTAGAACTCATAATCTTTATGCTTTCCATACACAACTTTTAGGAGCTCTTGTTATTTATGAAGGGAACTTTGCTGAAATGAAAACAGGAGAAGGTAAAACATTAGTTATTGTTTTAGCTGCTTATTTATTAGCTTTAGCACAAAAAGGATTACATGTAGTTACAGTAAATGAATATTTAGTAAAACGAGATGCTGAATTTTGTAGAAAGACCTTAAATTTTTTAGGTCTTTCTGTTGGCTTTAATAGTGTTGCTCTTTCTAGATATTTGAAAAGAGAGATGTTTAAATGTGATGTTACTTATACAACTAATTCAGAATTAGTTTTTGATTACTTGAGAGATAATATGGCCACAAATTCAAATGATATAGTATTGCCTCCTTTAAGTTATGCAATTATTGATGAGGGGGATTCCATTCTTATTGATGAGGCTGGAACCCCCTTAATTATTTCAAAGCCGACAGATGATGGTTTTAGATGGCATTCTGAAATTGATCAAGCTGTTAAATTTTTAGATCAACTTGATTACAAAATTGATTGAGAAAGTAAATCTGTATATCTAAACAGTAGAGGAGTCAAGAAGATTGAATCTATTTTAGGATTAAAACAGCTTTATTCATTAAATAATTCTGCTTTAATTAACAAAATTCATAATGCTTTATCAGCTAATTTTGTTTTTGAAAATGGAAGGGAATATATAGTGCACGATAATCAAATTAAATTAATTGATCAATGAACTGGAAGAATATTAGCAGATAGAAGTTATAGTTATGGTCTTCAACAAGCTATTCAAGCTAAAGAAGGAATAGAAGTAGAAAAAGAAAGTAAAGTATCTGCAAAAATTACCTATCAAACTTTTTTTAGAAAATATAAAAAAATTTCAGCATTATCAGGTACTGGTTTTTCTGAAGCTAAAGAGCTTTCAGAGACTTACAATATGATAGTTGTTCAAATACCAACTTATAAAAAAATTCAACGGGTCGATTTGCCCGATATGATTTTCAAAAATAAAGAAATAAAAATTAAAGCCATCATTGCCGAAATTAAGCACCATTATTTAAAGGGACAACCACTATTAATTGGTGCTAGCTCAGTAGATGAATCTGAATACATTTATTCAAAATTGCAAGAAGAAGGAATTCCTTGTGAAATTTTGAATGCTAGAAATCACTATAAAGAAGCTATGATAATTGCGAGAGCTGGACAAAAACATGCTATTACTATAGCTACTAATATTGCTGGTAGAGGAGTAGATATAAAAATCTCTCCTGAAGTTAGAGAGTTAGGCGGTCTTTATGTATTAGCTTGTGAAAAAAATGAGTCTAAGCGAGTTGATGACCAATTAAGGGGACGTTCTGGAAGGCAAGGAGATCCTGGAAAATCAGTTTTCTTTATTTCTCTTGAAGATACTATTTTCAAGAGATTTGGTGCTGATAAATTTGAAAAAGTTTCTAAAAAAATGAAAGAAGAATATTTTGAAAGTCCTTTTCTTTCAAAAACTATTTCTACTTTACAAAAGCGAATTCAATATGCTTCTTTTGATAATAGAAAGAATTTAGTAGAGTACAGCGAAATTCTTTCTATTCAGCAAGATATTATTTACAAACAAAGAAAATTTATTCTTTTATCTACTGAAAACCAAAAAATTTTTGAAAATATGATCGAAAAGCAATTAAAAACTTGAATGAATCATATTTTTGAAAAAATAGATAGTTCTGAAGAGAAAATCCAATCTTTTATAGCTTTACTAAATGAATATTATTTTGAAATGGAATTATTTGAAGAAAAAGACTTCAAAAATAAATCAATGGAATATATAGAAAGTTTTTTAAATAAAGTATTTTTTAAGTTCTGGGAGATTAAAAAAACTAAATTAGTCAATATAGATATCAATAGTCTTTTAAAAGAAATAATGATTCACTTTATTGATTTATATTGAGAACAACATTTGGAAGATTCAGAAAAAATAAGAACAACAATTAATTTACAATCACTAGAACATAAATCTCCTTTAAATATTTTTATTGAAAAAATGGAAAAAATTTTTGTTGATTTGCAAGAAAACTGTAGATCAACAATTATTAGAGAAGTATTTTTATTAAATTCTCAAAGTTGTAAAACAGAAATAGAAGAATTTGTTAAAAATATTAGGAATAATTTAATAAATTAA